In a genomic window of Muntiacus reevesi chromosome 1, mMunRee1.1, whole genome shotgun sequence:
- the CD244 gene encoding natural killer cell receptor 2B4: MLGQVLGLTLLLLIKGHQGQGSAHNVVGISGEPVWLRTPSLQTKIYSVKWKMISSLDSSKYFIWYWKNDSGWTEVRGTLNLTLNHFNQRFNVISKDFTLLIKAAQPQDSGLYTLEVTNHSGNVWTHKFQVSIFDRVERPHLVEKRKVLDGDFCRVTLSCSVARGGDVSYAWYRGTELIQTRGNLTELVQWVDVNGLHLYTCNVSNPVSWANQSLQLTQGCQSDHQDVTFLFILVSVMILLVALFLGTLIYLCVRRKRKQSRTTPEVLTIYEDVNNMRTRRNQEQKPPGEGKTIYSTIQSQPSASTSQDNANTLYSLVQASWKTGSKKANHSPSFNKTIYEEVGKRTSKAENPARLSRRELENFCIYS, encoded by the exons GTTCTGCTCATAATGTGGTTGGAATCTCAGGAGAGCCTGTCTGGTTACGCACCCCCAGCTTACAAACAAAGATATACTCTGTTAAATGGAAGATGATCTCATCCTTAGATTCAAGTAAATATTTCATATGGTATTGGAAGAATGATTCTGGCTGGACCGAAGTAAGGGGAACTTTGAATCTGACTTTAAATCATTTCAACCAAAGATTCAATGTTATAAGCAAAGACTTCACTCTTCTCATCAAGGCAGCTCAGCCACAGGACAGTGGCCTCTACACTCTGGAGGTCACCAATCACTCTGGGAATGTTTGGACACACAAGTTCCAGGTTTCTATATTTG ATCGTGTTGAGAGGCCCCACCTGGTGGAGAAGCGGAAGGTCCTGGATGGGGACTTTTGTCGAGTGACTCTGTCCTGCTCAGTTGCCAGAGGTGGTGACGTGAGCTATGCTTGGTATAGAGGGACTGAGCTGATACAGACCCGTGGGAACCTCACGGAACTGGTGCAGTGGGTTGATGTCAATGGTTTGCACTTATATACCTGCAACGTCAGCAATCCAGTCAGTTGGGCAAACCAGAGCCTCCAACTAACACAGGGCTGCCAGAGTGACCACCAAG ACGTCACCTTCCTGTTCATCTTGGTGAGCGTCATGATTCTCCTCGTGGCACTGTTCCTGGGCACCCTCATCTACCTCTGTGTGCGGAGGAAGAGGAAGCAGTCAC GGACAACCCCAGAAGTTCTGACAATCTATGAAGATGTCAACAACATGCGAACCAGGAGGAATCAA GAGCagaaaccccctggagaagggaaaaccaTCTACTCCACGATCCAGTCCCAG CCTTCTGCTTCCACATCACAAGATAATGCAAATACACTGTATTCATTAGTACAGGCTTCCTGGAAG ACTGGATCCAAGAAGGCGAACCACAGCCCGTCCTTCAATAAAACTATCTATGAAGAG GTTGGAAAAAGAACTTCCAAAGCTGAGAACCCTGCTCGACTGAGTCGTAGGGAGTTGGAGAACTTCTGCATATATTCCTAG